One window of Amaranthus tricolor cultivar Red isolate AtriRed21 chromosome 13, ASM2621246v1, whole genome shotgun sequence genomic DNA carries:
- the LOC130798203 gene encoding uncharacterized protein LOC130798203, whose protein sequence is MASGSEDEQQGAWYFGSNSYVPESSSESEEEPQKMEEIGPQQQNQHKPKVTNELRQLIFQEMLSLKVSDLLPHGTFKCIAKKYGCTHRTIRDLWKRAIQTKEANKPYIVESKYKNCGRKRVVVPPNLLESRPIGERTCIRDVATCLDLAPTTVWRLIKRGEIKAHSNPLHPALTDALSKKTSFKDTRFTNTKEKVPYKAAKSSKFIPKAMFLGAVARPKWNRFGQCTFDRKIGIFPFINRVVAPRDSKNRPRGSIEIKPTESVNQEVYRRPSIIFIQQDNARVHITNDDPIWQQHNRQGGLTFIFTQQPPNSPDCNILDLGFFRSIESLMHKKMPKNMTELITAVEDAFRELYPKTLSNLRGVMTTYNHTLKRRFKEDNDRLRIQVRIPTQLVREAVAFLNPNRNQQQTQALTENEDVAQTTEIIQEAYDQAVEETQR, encoded by the exons ATGGCTTCAGGAAGTGAAGATGAGCAACAGGGGGCTTGGTACTTTGGATCGAATTCATACGTTCCAGAGTCTAGTTCTGAATCAGAAGAAGAGCCACAGAAAATGGAAGAAATAGGACCACAGCAACAAAATCAGCATAAGCCAAAAGTCACGAATGAGTTAAGGCAACTTATTTTCCAAGAGATGTTGTCACTAAAAGTTAGTGACTTACTTCCTCATGGTACATTCAAATGTATAGCTAAGAAATACGGCTGCACACATAGAACCATCCGAGATTTATGGAAAcgagcaatacaaaccaaggaagcaaacaaaccatacattGTGGAATCTAAGTACAAAAATTGTGGAAGAAAAAGAGTGGTCGTACCACCAAACTTACTTGAGTCTAGACCCATTGGCGAACGCACTTGCATTAGAGATGTTGCAACATGTTTAGATTTGGCACCAACAACGGTGTGGAGGTTGATAAAAAGAGGCGAGATAAAGGCTCATTCAAATCCACTACACCCGGCTTTAACCGATGCCttatccaagaagacatcattcAAAGACACCCGATTTACAAA CACAAAAGAAAAGGTCCCATATAAGGCAGCGAAGTCATCAAAGTTCATACCTAAGGCCATGTTCTTAGGGGCCGTTGCTAGGCCTAAATGGAATCGTTTTGGTCAATGTACGTTTGATAGAAAAATTGGAATTTTCCCTTTTATCAATAGGGTGGTAGCACCAAGAGATTCAAAGAATCGACCAAGGGGTTCAATAGAAATTAAACCAACTGAATCAGTTAATCAAGAAGTTTATAGGA GACCttccattatttttattcaacaagataatgcaagggTTCATATCACAAACGATGATCCAATATGGCAACAACACAATAGGCAAGGGGGTTTAACTTTCATTTTTACTCAACAACCTCCAAATAGTCCGGATTGTAATATTCTAGACTTGGGTTTCTTTAGGAGCATAGAATCACTTATGCATAAAAAGATGCCCAAAAACATGACAGAATTAATCACAGCGGTTGAGGATGCATTCAGAGAGCTATATCCAAAGACCTTAAGTAAT TTAAGGGGTGTAATGACTACATACAACCACACTTTGAAAAGAAGGTTTAAAGAAGACAATGACAGGTTAAGGATTCAAGTGAGAATTCCAACACAATTGGTTAGAGAAGCTGTAGCTTTTCTTAACCCAAATAGGAATCAGCAACAAACACAAGCATTAACAGAAAATGAGGATGTTGCACAAACAACAGAGATCATTCAAGAAGCTTATGATCAGGCAGTTGAAGAAACTCAAAGATGA
- the LOC130798330 gene encoding myb-related protein 330-like, with protein MGRHSCCVKQKLKKGLWSPEEDEKLFNHITRFGVGCWSSVPKLAGLQRCGKSCRLRWINYLRPDLKRGMFSQVEEDLIINLHQILGNRWAQIASQLPGRTDNEIKNFWNSCLKKKLIKQGIDPQTHQPLSSKPQPKNTTNTNTNTNTSTNNNNNVNNNNNNDNSFKSATENDKITRNIKIETLFPINNNNVRASALISNDWSPHNTSELSNSNASVFSSLLQQPASTFVGTSQSYLSLLRPMIDASQLHQYMDIQLPVCTNFNGNLEKENLGSESLIFNEGKECSSSSNSNNNTSNIIITSSISNNNGRFSWDGQSENFQFPVNYGGLIKMEEFSHDQTSSWDEQQLKSFSLPEDLVTTSGGNFDYFLQQIS; from the exons ATGGGACGGCATTCTTGTTGTGTAAAACAAAAGTTGAAGAAAGGATTATGGTCTCCCGAAGAAGATGAGAAGCTTTTTAATCACATTACTCGTTTTGGCGTCGGTTGTTGGAGTTCTGTCCCTAAACTTGCTG GTTTGCAAAGGTGTGGTAAGAGTTGTAGGTTGAGATGGATTAATTACTTAAGACCAGATCTTAAGAGAGGAATGTTTTCTCAAGTTGAAGAAGACCTTATTATTAATCTTCACCAAATTCTTGGAAATAG GTGGGCACAAATAGCATCACAATTACCAGGAAGAACAGATAATGAAATCAAAAACTTCTGGAATTCTTGCCTCAAAAAGAAGCTAATAAAGCAAGGAATTGATCCACAAACTCATCAACCTCTATCATCTAAACCCCAACCCAAAAACACCACTAACACCAACACCAACACCAACACCAGCaccaataacaacaacaatgtcaacaataacaacaataacgaCAATAGCTTCAAAAGCGCGACTGAAAACGACAAAATTACGCGAAacattaaaatcgaaactttatttcctatcaataacaacaatgtcaGAGCATCAGCTTTAATCTCAAATGATTGGAGTCCACACAACACATCAGAATTAAGCAACTCGAATGCTTCAGTTTTCAGCAGTTTATTACAACAACCTGCATCTACATTTGTAGGGACATCTCAGAGTTATTTAAGTCTTTTAAGACCAATGATTGATGCATCACAATTACATCAATACATGGACATTCAGCTGCCAGTATGTACCAATTTTAATGGTAATTTGGAGAAAGAAAATTTGGGTTCAGAATCTTTGATATTCAATGAAGGAAAAGAATGTTCTAGTAGCAGTAATTCCAATAATAATActtctaatattattattactagttctattagtaataataatggaaGATTTTCTTGGGATGGTCAGTCAGAAAATTTCCAGTTTCCTGTAAATTATGGTGGGTTGATCAAGATGGAAGAATTTAGTCATGATCAAACtagttcatgggatgaacaacAACTTAAGTCATTTTCATTGCCTGAAGATTTAGTGACAACAAGTGGAggaaattttgattattttttgcaGCAAATATCTTGA